GTTGTGGTTCGCAAGCGAATGGAGCAGGTAATCCATCATGCAAGTGGCCTTCGGATAATCCATGATGCACAACATCTCGAAAATCTCGCTCAGGCATTCCGCGGCAGATATCTGCACGTCGAGCGTGAAGCTACGCACGCAGTCCTTCACAATCACAATGTAGACGTCCAGCTCGTTGGGGCCTATCGACAGGCAGTCGTTGAGGCGGACGATGCGGCAGATGAAGTTTATCAGGCGGCACATCGACTGGCGGATAAGCACGCCGCCCTTTAAGCGGAACAGGCGCTTGCGCTCAAACAGCACTGGAATCTGCTTTATGCTCGAAAATTGGTCCGATATCAACACGCCGTGGTTAAGCAGGCCCAACAGCACCTCGGTCAAAGCGCATAGGGAACCGTGCATCACGCCCAACGTCGTCGAGAATACGTTCGCAAGACAGTGCTCCACAATTTCCAGGTACACGGGACGGCCGTTGCGGGTCGCCAGTTGGCTGTTGGGCGAGTCGATCAGTGCCAGGGATATCCGGCCCAAAGCCGTTGCCGCGTAACGGCGGGTGGTGATGTCGGGGTGGTGCAGCTTCGTCTTCATCAAGTTGTCGATCATCGATATCGTGTAGAATCCCAGCTTGGAAATCGCAAACGACACGTTGACGAAGGCGTTACGGCGGTTGGAGACGGTATAGTAGTCCGCCAAAACGATAAGGTCGAGACCGTGCGCGACGTTACCCACGCGACCCACCAGTTCTTGCAGTGCCGCGCACGCAGCGCGACGGCAATTGATGGAGATGTCGAACAGAGCCATGTTGACCAGCGACTTGCTCATCGGGATCAGGTGCGACGGCTGGATCAACGTGCTCGCAAAGTTGCGCACTATCGCCCAGCAGATATAGCAGGACGCATCGCGAACCGCGGTGCCGGCAGAACCCTTGCCCCGCCACACGTCGAAATCCAACGTCAGCACCACGCAATCCAGCACGCGGTCAAGCATGTGCGGATGCAAAATACCGCCGCGGATGATCTCCGCTATGGCAAGGCAACTGCCGTGCACGGGCGCCTCCCCCTTGGTGAAGCAATGGCGAACGGTGTCATACTGGTTCTGGATTATCTGCAGCACGTGCTCGATTATCTGGTCGTTGAAACACATCGGCAGCTTGGCAGAAATACGCCCGATTGACTTGGCGGAAGCCCAACGCACGCGGATGTCGCtgtcgaccaacgtgcccagcagctgctccacaATGCCTTCAACGCGCTCATCCATCTCAAAATCAACATCACCCGACTCGGGCTCCTCCGGCACGCTATCTGACTCCATGAACTTCCGACACAGGCGACGGTACCGCTGCGATGACGAGTGCGGAGGAAGAAGGTGCACGGCCAAACGGCCCAGGCACGCCGCCTTTAGCTTACGGCACGCTGATGACGACGGCGACCACGATTGGTCCAACAAACACGCTGTAAACCTAGGAAGGTGAAGACGCAGATCGTCACGAGACATGCGCTTCAACATCTGCTTCAAAACCGTCATCACGCCGATTTGGCCGTGGTCGTTGCTTCCCAAATGTGCCACGGGCCTATCCGGAGAGGACGGGGCGGTGCTTGCATCTTGCACCGCGGAATCGCCCATATTAACGGCGGCATCTATGCGAGTTGACGGCAGTGTGGGGCTCGCAAAGAGGTCATCTCCAGAGTCCGGACTGGCGGCCGGCGTGGCCTGAGCACCACCACGACCTGGTGAAGGTACAATGTTACCGTTGGCatccgctgcagctgctccagaTGGTTTTTTAGCACCAGACGTTGATTGTGATCCCGGAAGATTGGCGGAAGAACCTGACGTGAGCACGTAGGTGCAGTGGGACATGAAACGGTCAACCTCCACGTCGCTCACATCGGGGCGGGCAAACAACGTGGACAGCACAATAGCCGCGGCGTCACGTGCCTTCGTAGACAGCACCAAGTAGTGCATTGATACGCCCAAAATGCGACCCTGCAACGTGATCCCACTCCCGTCTCCCGCATGCCATATGGTGCCCAGATCGAACGGGGTGTACACCAGAAGAGACAGCCAAGCCAGGCACACGTACTCCATGCACCACCGCTTGTTATCGTACTTCATATCGCCTCCGATGCGGCCGTGGGATTGCAGGTATTCGATCAGCACAACCAGCGGAACCAAGAACCGCACCTCGTTGGGTGCGCAACCCACAACACGCCGCAAGCCGACCACCTTGGCCACGTTGTAAATGTGGTAGCACACGAACTCCAGGGAAATCAGGGAGTCGCGTTTTTCGTCCGACGGCCCGCAGCTGAGAACTTCGGCGCAAACTTCGAAAGGGAGCTCCACGAAACCACGCAACAAGTCAAACGCGGTACTCACCAGAGCCTCTATATGAGGATAGAGCAGAGTCGGAGAGTGCATATATCGGCCCACGAGCTCCTCCAAATCCGACGTTACGGTCACCAGAGATGACAACGCGGTGCCGCGCTGGCATTCCGGCTCGGCGGACGAAATCGACAGGGACCTCGACTTGACGACACATTGTAACGCATTCGGTGTATATGCAGACAACGTGCCGGTATTGGCCCCGGCGTCGGACTCGATGGAATCAGCTCGTCTCCCATAGGCCTCGGCGGCCGTGGCACCTCCAGCGGCGGTGCCCTTGCCTAGCGACGACGGAGCGCTGCCGCCTAGCAGCAGAAAACGACAGTAGCTGTCGAGATCTTTTACCAAGCGAGCCGCCTCTTCGCTCTCGGAGAAATATACAAGGGTGTGCTGCACATGGTCGAACTCCATCGCGAACGACAGGATTCCATACGAACACGCACAGCGACACACAATAATAACATAGCAACGCCCCGAGCAAGCGTTACCTATCCATCAGCCGAATTTCTTGCCGGAAACACAACCATGCGTCGCCACAAAAAGCAACAAGGAGTGGCGGCGCTTAGCCGGCACAGAACAGGAAAGACAAACAAGACGTCTCCAATTATTATAATATCGTAAATGCTAACTACTTTTGGAACAGATTACTACTGAGTGAGGAATCCGCAGCGCTAACggcactactcgccgcacGGCGCCCTCATACAACGGCGACACAGCCGCTCGCC
This genomic stretch from Babesia bigemina genome assembly Bbig001, chromosome : III harbors:
- a CDS encoding BETA-TUBULIN COFACTOR D, putative, with amino-acid sequence MEFDHVQHTLVYFSESEEAARLVKDLDSYCRFLLLGGSAPSSLGKGTAAGGATAAEAYGRRADSIESDAGANTGTLSAYTPNALQCVVKSRSLSISSAEPECQRGTALSSLVTVTSDLEELVGRYMHSPTLLYPHIEALVSTAFDLLRGFVELPFEVCAEVLSCGPSDEKRDSLISLEFVCYHIYNVAKVVGLRRVVGCAPNEVRFLVPLVVLIEYLQSHGRIGGDMKYDNKRWCMEYVCLAWLSLLVYTPFDLGTIWHAGDGSGITLQGRILGVSMHYLVLSTKARDAAAIVLSTLFARPDVSDVEVDRFMSHCTYVLTSGSSANLPGSQSTSGAKKPSGAAAADANGNIVPSPGRGGAQATPAASPDSGDDLFASPTLPSTRIDAAVNMGDSAVQDASTAPSSPDRPVAHLGSNDHGQIGVMTVLKQMLKRMSRDDLRLHLPRFTACLLDQSWSPSSSACRKLKAACLGRLAVHLLPPHSSSQRYRRLCRKFMESDSVPEEPESGDVDFEMDERVEGIVEQLLGTLVDSDIRVRWASAKSIGRISAKLPMCFNDQIIEHVLQIIQNQYDTVRHCFTKGEAPVHGSCLAIAEIIRGGILHPHMLDRVLDCVVLTLDFDVWRGKGSAGTAVRDASCYICWAIVRNFASTLIQPSHLIPMSKSLVNMALFDISINCRRAACAALQELVGRVGNVAHGLDLIVLADYYTVSNRRNAFVNVSFAISKLGFYTISMIDNLMKTKLHHPDITTRRYAATALGRISLALIDSPNSQLATRNGRPVYLEIVEHCLANVFSTTLGVMHGSLCALTEVLLGLLNHGVLISDQFSSIKQIPVLFERKRLFRLKGGVLIRQSMCRLINFICRIVRLNDCLSIGPNELDVYIVIVKDCVRSFTLDVQISAAECLSEIFEMLCIMDYPKATCMMDYLLHSLANHNDNIAARRGYALALGSVPERLCEANCESLLEALCQEVLTNSGNSAIKDAQTRQHAIISLVRLLKLCAKVKLSAPIIERIVSSLEFGCCDSEVDSRGDVGSWVREVSIEVIAYIFFLKQCKVLQQEDHGMLHKLSDAHVQRLVKCLVGVCLEPMDHTRARATFLFAHIFGATFHFKVEWVWQRVFYGARYEYEIARRGTFPVSCMDTASAVEHVSKCLFAGELRPTQSDPGLYPRASDHNSTSRHPLPAVQSCSDICTDSDYAAGMESDSANSDSASHMSQDDNLEGVNVFRTAADSAIKRAIFRGFGTSYSCDHDRFFDDCAFMSGPEAPVISAIAHNINWQVVHTFDLQELVLSLSSDSMEGSDAPPKAQGNISLRLPGYALSPLCFDQFMWMLYLPSFSSVVMRALFQVLGGMAIQETWNRRTVSDVIIEFIRAHQRQIVRAPHGDWVELHELLLRYVLEVYREGIRDKNYKLSTRVVSAARTFLLHRLIVPTTEMVDLLAKEAGTATNYGYLKSIYKCLHAAHSTIRDRRAARTALRAMLGYICHKYPTLRTYARSSLMAILSSYDWAPSTDTLGAALAMLDECVANKGNEEALLLQRLLSLLKL